The following are encoded in a window of Atribacterota bacterium genomic DNA:
- a CDS encoding sigma-54 dependent transcriptional regulator, whose protein sequence is MPAFRVLVADDERFMAEMLQEIFEEEGMLVETALDGKRALEKFRSSSFDLVLLDLRMPEMSGMEVLREIKKTDPDVPVVVITAYGSVDNAVEALKVGAYDFVTKPFKIEELKNIVHRALELERLRRERDYLLDELREEFCFEGVIGDSLKMREIMQVAQRVAKTDATVLIYGESGTGKELLARSIHLQSDRRNHPFVVVNCGAITETLLESELFGHEKGAFTGAHARKLGKFELADGGSIFLDEVGEMSPAMQVKLLRVLQDRTFERVGGMTTITVNVRVIAATNRDLKKMVKENTFREDLYYRLNVIPLELPPLRERKEDLPVLCDFLIAKHSRRLHKKVQGISPQAMRVLKRYSWPGNIRELDNVIERAIILTRDETLGVEDLRIFEAPLREQWKTLQEVEKEYIERVTEYTGGDLERAAVILGLSLDELQKKLSSFS, encoded by the coding sequence GTTTATGGCAGAAATGTTGCAGGAAATATTTGAGGAAGAAGGGATGCTGGTTGAGACCGCCCTGGATGGCAAGCGAGCTCTGGAGAAGTTTCGTTCCTCGAGTTTTGACCTCGTGCTTCTTGACCTGCGCATGCCCGAGATGAGCGGTATGGAGGTCCTGCGGGAAATCAAGAAGACGGACCCCGATGTTCCCGTGGTAGTGATTACGGCGTACGGGAGTGTGGATAACGCGGTTGAAGCCCTCAAGGTGGGAGCGTACGACTTTGTCACCAAGCCCTTCAAAATCGAAGAACTGAAAAATATCGTTCATCGGGCCTTAGAACTTGAGCGACTGCGCCGGGAACGGGATTATCTTCTGGATGAACTTCGGGAAGAATTTTGTTTTGAAGGGGTCATTGGGGACTCTCTCAAAATGCGAGAAATTATGCAGGTGGCACAGCGTGTGGCGAAAACTGATGCCACGGTTTTGATTTATGGAGAAAGTGGTACGGGGAAAGAACTCTTGGCACGTTCCATTCATCTTCAGAGCGACCGTAGAAACCATCCCTTTGTGGTGGTTAACTGCGGTGCTATTACTGAGACGCTTTTAGAAAGCGAACTCTTTGGTCATGAAAAAGGAGCTTTTACCGGTGCTCATGCTCGCAAATTGGGCAAGTTTGAACTGGCCGATGGAGGGAGTATTTTCCTTGACGAAGTGGGCGAGATGAGTCCGGCCATGCAGGTGAAACTCTTGCGGGTTTTGCAGGACCGTACTTTTGAGCGGGTGGGAGGAATGACAACCATCACGGTGAATGTCCGGGTTATTGCGGCCACCAACCGTGACCTCAAGAAAATGGTTAAAGAAAACACCTTCCGTGAAGACCTTTATTACCGCCTTAACGTGATTCCCTTAGAACTTCCCCCTTTGCGGGAGCGGAAAGAAGACCTTCCAGTGCTCTGTGATTTTCTTATCGCCAAACATTCCCGCAGGTTACATAAAAAGGTTCAGGGTATTTCACCTCAGGCTATGCGGGTTCTCAAACGGTATTCCTGGCCCGGTAATATCCGAGAACTGGATAACGTGATTGAGCGGGCTATCATCCTCACTCGGGATGAAACCTTGGGTGTTGAGGATTTGCGGATTTTTGAGGCTCCACTCCGGGAGCAATGGAAAACCCTTCAGGAAGTGGAAAAAGAGTATATCGAGCGCGTCACAGAGTATACTGGCGGTGACCTGGAAAGAGCCGCTGTAATTTTGGGTCTTTCGCTCGATGAACTTCAAAAAAAGCTCTCTTCCTTCTCCTGA